The Impatiens glandulifera chromosome 8, dImpGla2.1, whole genome shotgun sequence genome includes a window with the following:
- the LOC124913222 gene encoding agamous-like MADS-box protein AGL80 encodes MVSTIAEKNDGVMKIHLFPNGPVASQCCLLIWGTPYVLASKRNTVTRKKVNLTYILNNSARRNTYKKRKLSVVKQLDEITTLCDVEVCTVIYSDFDPQPVVWPSMDEVRRLITKYQSFPKVDQGKRKVNQETFTRQRLQKIQEKLRRQERENHHNEMTRIMFQSMMNPQHAMSGLNTEEDFKELARVISQNMMEVNRMMAPPLSILQLMGDLALAWRPT; translated from the exons ATGGTGTCCACAATAGCAGAAAAGAATGATGGAGTCATGAAAATTCATTTGTTTCCTAATGGTCCCGTAGCATCCCAGTGCTGCCTGCTGATTTGGGGCACACCGTATGTCTTGGCATCCAAGAG AAACACAGTGACTAGAAAGAAAGTTAACCTTACTTACATTCTCAATAATAGTGCAAGAAGAAACACATacaagaaaagaaaacttaGTGTTGTGAAGCAACTAGATGAAATCACCACTCTGTGCGATGTTGAAGTGTGTACCGTCATCTATAGTGACTTTGATCCCCAACCTGTTGTTTGGCCGTCTATGGATGAAGTACGGAGACTCATTACAAAGTACCAGAGTTTTCCGAAGGTTGATCAAGGAAAACGAAAGGTCAATCAAGAGACCTTTACGAGGCAGAGGCTCCAAAAGATACAAGAAAAACTAAGAAGACAGGAAAGAGAGAATCATCATAATGAGATGACTCGTATCATGTTTCAATCCATGATGAATCCACAACATGCTATGTCAGGCCTGAATACCGAAGAAGATTTCAAGGAGCTGGCTAGAGTTATCAGTCAGAACATGATGGAGGTTAACAGGATGATGGCTCCTCCTCTTTCAATCCTCCAACTCATGGGGGATTTGGCTCTTGCATGGCGCCCAACATGA